The Hymenobacter sp. GOD-10R genome includes a window with the following:
- a CDS encoding SusC/RagA family TonB-linked outer membrane protein: MRKFLLVFLSLVFALQQHVIAQSRSISGQVTDQVSGNGLPGTTVLVKGTSQGVSTNADGTFTLSVPSDNSVLIISSIGYLTKELAVGNESKFTIRLAEDTKQLSEVVVTAFGVQQQRKSLGYSVAEVKNEELTQARQTNVVNSLSGKVAGVRVQGSSGMVGSSASIFIRGQTTFTGSNQPLFVVDGIPIDNGGGANALQSGVSNSNRAIDINQDDIESVSVLKGPAAAVLYGSRAAAGAIIITTKKGASQNSKKQTVTLLSNYNIVQVSRMPDYQNTYAQGNRGVFNPLSNTSWGPVATGQTVTNFRGEQEQLSINPDNVKDLFKTGSNFQNNVSLSGATERTRYYASYGNLHEVGILDNNDLKRNTVTFNGSANLTPKLRTSVSTIFTNNVSQRTQQGNQLANPFFRSWFLPRSYDLSRYPYELPTGGQQVPSDVTSTNGRLAANNTWYSTDDNPLWTIKYNTYNDELNRIVGNISLGYDFTDWLSLDYKLGTDTYAQTIKRVNARDGKGAAAVSGVGAIEDETYTRRELSSYLFLNAHHDINEKFGVRLLVGNEINQRRTTDIGVVGNNIQVRGYDNITNTLNFTPYGLQTARRLIGVFGEVGFDFRKAAFITLRGRNDWSSTFGKENRSYFYPGVSTSVVLTELIPTLKDNRILSSASIRGAAAQVGREAEEYRTETYYASTNNPSDGFGPALAFPFRGQSGQSYGNAAGNANLGPEFTTSYEVGTDLGFFNNRIGLEATVYNQQSKDIIFAVPVAGASGFTSSYQNIGRSEAKGIEVLLTTTPVKTTNFTYSNSINWTHIKTKVLELAPGVEQITLGGFTTPSTRLIAGQPYGVIFGSVFQHAPDGQLLLNANGRTATAAANQIVGNPNPQWTGGMTNTFSWKGLTLNTLIDVRYGGDIYGRNITDLRRSGSVKETQDRNRTYVHKGVVANSDGTYSPNTTQITAEDYFTDLYGASVAEYIIFDASWIRLREVALTYVLPKALTNRTFLGSVELGLNARNVFLYAPNVPHIDPEVNAQGASNSQGLEYNALPQTRTYGGSIRLTF, from the coding sequence ATGAGAAAATTTCTACTTGTATTTTTATCACTTGTGTTTGCTTTACAGCAACACGTAATTGCCCAGAGCCGAAGTATATCGGGTCAGGTAACAGACCAGGTAAGTGGTAATGGGCTTCCCGGTACGACCGTCCTAGTTAAAGGAACTTCACAAGGTGTATCAACTAACGCGGATGGCACCTTCACACTCAGTGTACCCAGCGACAATAGTGTCTTGATTATTAGCTCTATCGGTTACCTAACCAAGGAGCTTGCTGTTGGCAACGAGAGCAAATTCACTATCCGCCTAGCTGAAGACACCAAGCAGTTGAGCGAGGTAGTTGTGACGGCATTTGGGGTGCAGCAACAGCGCAAGTCGCTAGGCTACTCGGTTGCAGAAGTTAAGAACGAAGAGCTAACGCAAGCCCGCCAAACAAACGTTGTCAACTCACTATCCGGTAAGGTAGCTGGTGTACGCGTTCAGGGCTCCAGCGGCATGGTTGGCTCCTCGGCTAGCATTTTCATTCGCGGCCAAACCACGTTTACGGGTAGCAACCAACCACTATTTGTCGTAGATGGTATTCCAATTGATAACGGTGGCGGCGCCAATGCACTGCAATCCGGCGTTTCGAACTCCAACCGGGCTATCGATATCAACCAAGACGATATCGAGTCAGTGTCGGTGCTGAAAGGCCCGGCGGCTGCCGTACTGTATGGTTCGCGCGCAGCGGCTGGTGCTATCATTATCACCACGAAAAAAGGTGCTTCCCAGAACTCGAAGAAGCAGACGGTAACGCTCCTCTCGAATTACAACATCGTACAGGTATCGCGCATGCCTGACTACCAAAACACCTACGCTCAAGGCAACCGCGGTGTATTTAACCCTTTGAGCAACACGTCGTGGGGCCCAGTCGCAACTGGCCAAACCGTTACCAACTTCCGCGGCGAACAAGAGCAGCTCAGCATCAATCCGGACAACGTGAAGGACCTGTTCAAGACGGGCTCTAACTTCCAGAACAACGTTTCGCTTTCGGGTGCCACCGAACGCACACGCTATTATGCTTCTTATGGCAACCTCCACGAGGTAGGTATTCTGGACAACAACGACCTGAAGCGTAACACGGTAACGTTCAACGGTAGCGCCAACCTTACGCCAAAGCTACGCACCTCTGTTAGCACCATCTTCACCAATAACGTTTCGCAACGGACACAGCAGGGCAACCAACTCGCAAACCCCTTCTTCCGGTCTTGGTTCTTGCCGCGTAGCTACGACCTCAGCCGCTACCCTTACGAGTTGCCTACCGGTGGCCAGCAGGTTCCGAGCGATGTTACGTCGACGAACGGTCGCCTTGCCGCGAACAACACTTGGTATAGCACGGATGATAACCCCTTATGGACCATCAAGTACAACACCTACAACGATGAGTTGAACCGTATTGTGGGCAACATCAGCCTCGGTTACGACTTCACGGATTGGTTGTCGCTAGACTATAAGCTAGGTACGGATACCTACGCGCAAACCATCAAGCGCGTAAACGCGCGGGATGGCAAAGGTGCCGCAGCCGTAAGCGGTGTAGGCGCCATTGAGGATGAAACTTACACCCGTCGTGAGCTCAGCTCTTACTTGTTTTTGAACGCGCACCACGATATAAATGAAAAGTTCGGGGTTCGTTTATTGGTGGGTAACGAAATCAACCAACGTCGCACAACGGATATTGGCGTAGTAGGCAACAACATCCAGGTTCGGGGTTACGACAACATCACCAACACGCTCAACTTTACTCCTTACGGCTTGCAAACCGCTCGTCGTTTGATCGGGGTGTTTGGCGAAGTAGGTTTCGATTTCCGCAAAGCAGCATTCATTACCCTGCGCGGCCGTAATGACTGGTCATCTACTTTTGGTAAGGAGAACCGGTCTTACTTCTACCCTGGCGTTTCGACCAGCGTAGTGTTGACGGAGCTTATTCCTACCCTGAAAGATAACCGCATCTTGAGCTCTGCCTCTATTCGTGGTGCAGCGGCACAAGTAGGTCGTGAAGCAGAGGAATACCGCACGGAGACGTATTACGCTTCCACCAACAACCCTTCTGATGGTTTTGGTCCTGCCCTAGCCTTCCCTTTCCGGGGGCAATCAGGCCAGTCGTATGGCAACGCTGCGGGCAATGCGAACCTAGGTCCAGAGTTCACGACCAGCTACGAAGTAGGTACTGATCTGGGCTTCTTCAACAACCGCATCGGGTTAGAAGCTACGGTATATAACCAGCAGAGCAAAGACATCATCTTCGCTGTGCCGGTGGCTGGTGCTTCGGGCTTCACTAGCTCTTACCAGAATATCGGTCGCTCGGAGGCAAAAGGTATTGAGGTATTGCTTACTACCACGCCTGTTAAAACGACCAACTTCACCTATAGCAACTCCATCAACTGGACGCACATCAAAACGAAGGTGCTGGAGCTAGCCCCTGGTGTAGAGCAAATTACCTTGGGCGGATTTACCACACCTAGCACGCGCCTGATTGCAGGTCAGCCCTATGGCGTCATTTTCGGCAGTGTGTTCCAACACGCCCCTGATGGCCAGTTGTTGCTCAATGCCAATGGTCGGACGGCTACAGCCGCTGCTAACCAGATCGTAGGCAATCCAAATCCGCAGTGGACCGGCGGCATGACGAACACCTTCTCGTGGAAAGGATTGACGCTGAATACGCTGATCGACGTGCGCTATGGCGGCGATATTTATGGCCGTAACATCACCGACTTGCGTCGCTCGGGCTCTGTTAAAGAAACTCAAGACCGTAACCGCACCTACGTGCACAAAGGTGTCGTAGCGAATAGCGATGGTACGTATTCGCCCAACACGACGCAGATTACCGCCGAGGATTACTTCACAGACCTTTATGGCGCTAGCGTAGCCGAGTACATTATCTTCGATGCTTCCTGGATTCGCTTACGGGAAGTAGCCTTGACGTATGTGCTGCCTAAAGCGTTGACCAACCGGACTTTCCTAGGCTCTGTGGAGCTAGGCCTCAACGCCCGCAACGTATTCCTGTATGCTCCCAATGTGCCGCACATTGACCCCGAGGTGAATGCCCAGGGCGCGAGCAACTCCCAAGGGTTGGAATACAACGCGTTGCCTCAGACCCGCACGTATGGCGGCTCTATCCGGCTTACTTTCTAA
- a CDS encoding SusD/RagB family nutrient-binding outer membrane lipoprotein, with protein MQLSRFTKYVAFTAALGLLSACDDFLDINNSPNAVLVAPPNNVLVGAESHLGFLMGSDLHRYTALFVQQFAGQGGAGVQPVDYDRYNITPTDMNNVWRTAIYGSAQADLQKLIEQTQTSSPVYAGISKLMQAFLYGVTADSFGDIPFTEALKFADNPQPVYTPSQDVYSGLITLIDAAVADLDKASVLRPSADDLIYGGDVVKWKKFANTLKLRLYLHYYPKLSSTASSNLATLLSQPATAFMTSNADNFQLAFEAVAGKTNPINQFETSRANQFFPSTTLVNLMNAKSDPRRPFYFTESPAGQYTGAANGTGYLGVNTAFSRIGTFLRGAKTGTGAQEYAGDAPIRMLTYSEYNFILAEYYLRSGNVALAQTKLNDAITASMQMAGVATAAINTYIASRPVLATAATPLQNIIEEKFVANYGVAVEPWSDWRRTGFPALTPVSINPVLTQIPRILPYSDVERTANPINTPARTDLTAPSVFWDPGR; from the coding sequence ATGCAACTTTCTCGCTTTACTAAATACGTAGCGTTTACCGCAGCACTGGGTTTGCTCAGTGCTTGCGACGACTTCCTGGATATAAATAACAGCCCCAATGCCGTGTTGGTCGCTCCGCCTAACAACGTGTTGGTGGGTGCCGAATCGCACCTAGGGTTTCTGATGGGTTCTGATCTGCACCGCTACACGGCCCTGTTCGTGCAGCAGTTCGCGGGCCAGGGCGGCGCGGGCGTGCAGCCCGTCGATTACGACCGCTACAACATCACGCCCACGGATATGAACAACGTGTGGCGGACGGCAATTTATGGCAGTGCCCAAGCCGACTTGCAGAAGCTGATCGAACAGACGCAGACTTCCAGCCCCGTTTACGCTGGCATCAGCAAGCTCATGCAGGCCTTCTTATATGGCGTCACGGCTGATTCCTTTGGTGATATTCCTTTCACCGAAGCCTTGAAATTTGCAGACAACCCGCAGCCGGTTTACACCCCATCTCAGGACGTTTACTCGGGTCTTATCACGTTGATAGACGCCGCCGTAGCTGATTTAGACAAAGCCTCCGTACTCCGCCCGAGCGCCGATGATTTGATCTACGGTGGTGATGTTGTGAAGTGGAAGAAATTTGCCAATACGCTGAAGCTGCGGCTCTACTTACACTACTACCCAAAGCTTTCGTCAACGGCCAGCTCCAACTTGGCTACGCTGCTGAGCCAGCCGGCTACGGCCTTCATGACGAGCAATGCTGACAACTTCCAGCTAGCTTTTGAAGCAGTAGCCGGCAAAACGAACCCCATCAACCAGTTTGAGACGAGCCGGGCCAATCAGTTCTTTCCCAGCACCACGCTGGTGAACCTGATGAATGCGAAGAGTGATCCACGCCGTCCGTTCTATTTCACTGAGTCTCCCGCGGGGCAGTATACAGGTGCCGCCAATGGTACCGGTTACCTAGGGGTAAACACTGCTTTTTCCCGCATTGGCACCTTTCTGCGCGGTGCCAAAACGGGCACAGGTGCACAAGAATACGCTGGTGATGCGCCCATCCGGATGCTCACGTACTCGGAGTACAACTTCATTCTGGCCGAGTACTACTTGCGTAGTGGCAATGTTGCCCTAGCTCAAACCAAGCTCAACGACGCCATCACGGCTTCTATGCAAATGGCAGGCGTGGCCACCGCTGCGATTAACACCTACATCGCAAGCCGGCCTGTGCTGGCAACGGCTGCTACACCGCTCCAAAATATCATTGAGGAGAAGTTTGTGGCCAACTATGGCGTAGCCGTCGAGCCGTGGTCTGACTGGCGCCGTACGGGCTTCCCGGCGCTTACACCGGTGTCTATCAACCCAGTGTTGACCCAGATTCCGCGCATTCTACCTTATTCCGATGTAGAGCGCACGGCGAATCCCATCAACACCCCCGCCCGCACTGACCTCACCGCTCCGTCGGTGTTCTGGGACCCAGGCCGGTAA
- a CDS encoding CDGSH iron-sulfur domain-containing protein: MATKLTVLSNGSLRVEGDFEIVDAQGQPYGLGGRERVSICRCGLSSNKPFCDGSHKGHFEHNAVAFDLPAPKV, from the coding sequence ATGGCAACCAAACTTACCGTTCTCAGCAATGGCTCCCTCCGCGTAGAGGGCGACTTCGAGATTGTAGACGCGCAAGGACAGCCGTATGGCCTAGGCGGGCGCGAGCGGGTGAGCATCTGCCGTTGTGGCCTCTCCAGCAACAAGCCGTTCTGCGACGGTTCGCACAAAGGACATTTTGAGCACAACGCTGTAGCCTTCGACCTCCCTGCGCCCAAAGTTTAG
- a CDS encoding acyl-CoA-binding protein has protein sequence MATHDEFEAAAQRAQQLPTKPSNTVLLELYSLYKQATEGDVTGSRPGGFDFKGIAKFDAWASLTGKSKEAARREYVELVNSLFAAS, from the coding sequence ATGGCTACCCACGACGAATTTGAAGCCGCTGCCCAGCGTGCGCAGCAGCTCCCCACCAAACCTTCCAACACGGTTCTGCTAGAACTTTATTCGCTCTACAAACAAGCTACAGAAGGCGATGTAACCGGCTCCCGACCAGGCGGTTTCGACTTCAAAGGTATTGCCAAGTTTGACGCTTGGGCTAGCCTCACGGGCAAGAGCAAAGAAGCAGCCCGCCGCGAGTATGTGGAGCTAGTGAATTCGCTTTTTGCCGCTTCCTAA
- a CDS encoding amidohydrolase family protein produces MNLRPLPLLLSSLLLTVFSAHAQKTYLHCGRLLDVRSGRAQTQMTLVVENGRVAAVQSGYAAAGVTDKVIDLKNKTVLPGLIDCHVHIESQPGKNNFSEQFILNPADLAYRALDNARKTLMAGFTTVRDLGGSGVNVSLRNAVNRGQVVGPRIFTAGNAISATGGHMDDTNGLSRELMDKLGQPSSVANGPDQCRQAVREQFKRGADVIKIASTGGVLDLSKDGSGPQYSEEEIKAVVETARDLGMKVACHAHGAEGIKRAIRAGVTSIEHGTLMDEDGMKLAKKYNTYYVPTIIAGKSVADSAKIVGYFPAAVQPKALSIGPLLQGTFGKAYKAGVKIAFGTDAGVYRHGVNALEFQYMTEAGMPNLEALRAATLNAADLLGETTNLGTLEAGKLADVVAVDGDPLQDIKTMQHVTFVMKQGVVYKQE; encoded by the coding sequence ATGAACCTACGACCTCTACCCCTACTACTCAGCAGTTTGTTGCTAACTGTATTCTCTGCGCACGCCCAAAAAACCTATTTGCATTGTGGTCGCCTATTAGACGTTCGTTCTGGCCGAGCGCAAACTCAGATGACTCTTGTGGTGGAAAATGGACGCGTGGCTGCCGTACAATCGGGCTACGCCGCAGCAGGTGTCACCGACAAGGTGATTGACCTGAAGAACAAAACCGTGCTGCCTGGCCTCATCGACTGCCACGTACATATCGAGTCGCAGCCAGGCAAAAACAACTTCAGCGAGCAGTTCATCCTTAACCCCGCTGACCTAGCTTACCGCGCCCTCGATAACGCGCGCAAAACGCTAATGGCGGGCTTCACTACGGTGCGCGACCTAGGGGGCTCGGGCGTGAATGTATCGCTGCGCAACGCCGTGAACCGTGGCCAAGTGGTTGGGCCGCGCATCTTCACGGCTGGCAATGCTATTTCGGCCACCGGCGGCCACATGGACGATACCAACGGACTCTCGCGCGAGCTAATGGATAAGCTAGGGCAGCCGTCGAGCGTAGCCAACGGGCCCGACCAGTGCCGCCAAGCGGTGCGGGAACAATTCAAGCGCGGCGCCGACGTCATCAAGATTGCCTCTACTGGTGGCGTGCTCGACCTGTCCAAGGACGGCAGCGGCCCGCAATACAGTGAGGAAGAAATCAAGGCGGTGGTCGAAACAGCCCGCGACCTAGGTATGAAAGTGGCCTGCCACGCGCACGGCGCGGAAGGTATCAAGCGGGCCATTCGGGCCGGCGTGACCAGCATCGAACACGGCACCCTCATGGACGAGGACGGCATGAAGCTCGCCAAGAAGTACAACACCTACTACGTACCGACTATCATTGCCGGCAAGTCGGTGGCGGATTCGGCCAAAATCGTGGGCTACTTTCCGGCGGCGGTGCAGCCAAAGGCGCTCAGCATTGGCCCTTTGCTGCAAGGCACCTTCGGCAAAGCCTACAAAGCCGGCGTAAAAATCGCCTTTGGCACCGACGCCGGCGTGTACCGCCACGGCGTGAATGCCCTAGAGTTTCAGTACATGACGGAAGCCGGCATGCCCAACCTGGAAGCCTTGCGCGCCGCCACCCTCAACGCTGCCGACCTCCTAGGCGAAACCACCAACCTAGGTACCCTGGAAGCCGGCAAGCTAGCCGACGTGGTAGCCGTGGATGGTGACCCATTACAGGATATTAAAACGATGCAGCATGTCACGTTCGTGATGAAGCAGGGCGTGGTGTATAAGCAAGAGTAA